In the genome of Ignavibacteriota bacterium, the window CCAGGGCACCGCCACCTGTCCTTCCCACGTGTAGTAGGTGAAGGGGTTGGTGGCGAAGTCGACGCGGTAACGTGCCGGACCCTGCAGCCAGGTGGCGCGCAGGTTGGCGTTCGAGATGTAGCGGTTGAGGGCGCTGCGGTCGCCGTAGTTGACGATGCCGTCGTTATTGGCGTCACCCGGCCACACCACGCACGGTACCTGGCCCTGGGGCACGACGAGGAATACTTGCTCGCTCGCGACCTGGTCCACGTAGTTCTCGCAGGAGTTGTGCATGTTGAACACCACTTCCGCGCGGTACGTGTTGGGCGGCACTGTGTTCGGGATCACTATCGGTGAAATGCCGGAAGCGGGCTGTCCCTGCGGTTTGTTGACCTGGAACGAACCCTGGAAGACCAGCGTATTTGTCGTGACATCGTACAACTTCAATGACACGGTGAGTGTGAAGGCATTGATCGGGAAGGAACAACTGTAGTTGATGTACACTGTACCCGGAGCCGACACGTACGTCAGAGGCGATCCGTTGGCATCCTGAATCGATGCGGAGATCTTGTCGCGAAGAATGTAACAGGCCTCATCCGCACCCATGTACGGCAGGGCCCTGGGATCACCGTCGATATCGTCCGTGACTTCCGTGAGCATGGTTCCGACTAGCGCGGGATCACTCTGTGAGGCGCCGGACAAATGAAGGTCGCCGGTGTTTGGATCAGTGAAAGTGATCGTCTTGAATTTGGAATTCAATTCCCGCCCGCCACCGAGCAGCGTCTGCATGGCGCCGAGACTTGTGGCATACGAACCACCCAGGTAGGCGAGGTTCGTGCCCGTCGTGTAATGCGTGTTGTAGTCCATGTCGGTCAGGTACGAGTTCGCCAGGAAATAATAGCTCATTGCACCCGAGGTGGCGTAGAAGATGTTGTCCTTCACCTTGTTATCGTTGCCGTAATAGACGGTCAGAGCGCGCGAGCTGGTGCTCGTGCTGCGAAGGTGAATGGTGTTGTGGAAGACGTTTGTCCAGGAACCGTAATACAGCCAGATTCCGTAGGTAACCGAGCTTCCGCTGTTGAGGGATATGAAGTTGTTTGCGATGAGCGGCGCCGTGGCGGCATTGTTCGCAGCCGTGGATGTATAGATGTACATTCCGTAGCGGGTGCCCGTGGTCGAATTCGAGAACAGCTTGTTCCCTGTCACGCGGTATGCCCCGGTGAGATAGTACAGATAGAACAGGTAATTCGTTGAATAGGTGGATGTAAAGTTGAGGATGTTGTTCTTGATGATCGGTACATCCTGATAGTACATCGTCAGACCCATATAGTACTGGCCTGTGAACGTGTTGTTCTCGAAACGAGTGTTCGTTTCGCTCGAGGAGCCGTAGTAGTACGCGCCGTATGATCCGCTTTCAATCGAGTTGCCGATGAACGAATTGTTATGATCGGTAGTGCCCGACGGCGAATAAATAACGGCCTGGTATGTGGACGTCGTCGCTGCCGCGTAACCCTTCAGCACATTGTTCTGGAAGGTATTGTTGTCGGAATTGCCGCTGAACTGAACGGCAGCCGCATAGGTGGTGCCTTGTGTCTGGATCGTCATATCCTTGAACGTCACCCAGTCCGCGCCGCCCATGTTTACGGTGCCGAGATTGGTCGTCGAGGAAGAACTGTACTGAAGGATGACGGAGGTCTTGACACCGGATTCCGACTGGAACGTCACGGTATTGGTCGCAGATGTGCCGGCGATTGCTGGCAGGTCGACACGCTCGGTGTATGTTCCAGGTCGGACGTTGAACACAACGGGTCCGCAGACACCGTTCGCAACGAGATCCGCTGCCGCTGCAGCAAACGTGGTGTAGTTCGGCGATGCTCCACCGATGGTGAATGTACCGTTGAGCGAGGACTTACGGACCACCTGCACGGTATCGTTTTTATTTACAGTGTCAGCAATGCCATTGGGCATGGACGTCCATGCACGGATGGTGTACGAGACTCCCGGGAGAAAATTCTCGGTTCCGAGCGTCACCTGTGTGATGCGCGATGCGGCGGTAAGAGTGTCGAGCAGACCACTCCACGAATATGGCGTCTTGGGGGTCCCGTTCAGTGACCAATTGATGGTTGCGGATGTGAGCTGGTTGCTTCCGAAATTCTTGAGCGTCACTTTGACATCGTGTGTGCCCGCGCAGAAATTGTTCGGCGAGTCGATGGAGAGCACACCTGCATCGTTGGGTGCTGTGACGGTGGTGTAATAGAGTTCAACGCGTGAAATGGATCCGCCCGGTTCCTGCCAGACTGCACCGGCTGAGGTTCCTGCGTCGATGTTGCCCTGAAAGCCGAACCGTGTGAGTGTGACGGACTGTCCGGCGATCGTTGTGTTATACGGTCCGGCGGGTGTCGCGTACGAGTTGATCTGTCCGCGATATCCGAGTACGCCGATGATGTCACCGGCCTGCACGGGGATATTGCAGGAGATCATGCTGGTTCCGGAAACGCCGTACCAGTATCCCAGCGTATTGTAGTTCGTGGTTGTTGTCGAATACGTGGGCACGGCGACGTTCATGCGCATGACCTGTATCGACTGTGCACCCGTGCTCGCGTCAGTCGGGACGCGCATACCGACAATCGTAAAATTCACCGGGGCGGTGAACCAATAACCACGGACCATCCCGCTGTAGGGTGATCCGTGATTCGGGAGTGGCATCATAGTCTGTGCCGAAACACTCCCTGCACCAACTGTTACGAGCAAGGCCGCAACAAGCAAGGGGAAGACGAAGCCTCGACCGATGTCGAAAGCTCGCCTTTGGGTAGCTGTTGTCATCTCACACCTCCTAGGTATGTTTGTAATTTCGACGTCGAAATGCCTGTGAAGACTTCGCGCGGCCCGAAAAGAATTCTCCTCCAAAAATCCTGGACGGTTCATTCCGTTCGTCGTG includes:
- a CDS encoding right-handed parallel beta-helix repeat-containing protein, with product MRVPTDASTGAQSIQVMRMNVAVPTYSTTTTNYNTLGYWYGVSGTSMISCNIPVQAGDIIGVLGYRGQINSYATPAGPYNTTIAGQSVTLTRFGFQGNIDAGTSAGAVWQEPGGSISRVELYYTTVTAPNDAGVLSIDSPNNFCAGTHDVKVTLKNFGSNQLTSATINWSLNGTPKTPYSWSGLLDTLTAASRITQVTLGTENFLPGVSYTIRAWTSMPNGIADTVNKNDTVQVVRKSSLNGTFTIGGASPNYTTFAAAAADLVANGVCGPVVFNVRPGTYTERVDLPAIAGTSATNTVTFQSESGVKTSVILQYSSSSTTNLGTVNMGGADWVTFKDMTIQTQGTTYAAAVQFSGNSDNNTFQNNVLKGYAAATTSTYQAVIYSPSGTTDHNNSFIGNSIESGSYGAYYYGSSSETNTRFENNTFTGQYYMGLTMYYQDVPIIKNNILNFTSTYSTNYLFYLYYLTGAYRVTGNKLFSNSTTGTRYGMYIYTSTAANNAATAPLIANNFISLNSGSSVTYGIWLYYGSWTNVFHNTIHLRSTSTSSRALTVYYGNDNKVKDNIFYATSGAMSYYFLANSYLTDMDYNTHYTTGTNLAYLGGSYATSLGAMQTLLGGGRELNSKFKTITFTDPNTGDLHLSGASQSDPALVGTMLTEVTDDIDGDPRALPYMGADEACYILRDKISASIQDANGSPLTYVSAPGTVYINYSCSFPINAFTLTVSLKLYDVTTNTLVFQGSFQVNKPQGQPASGISPIVIPNTVPPNTYRAEVVFNMHNSCENYVDQVASEQVFLVVPQGQVPCVVWPGDANNDGIVNYGDRSALNRYISNANLRATWLQGPARYRVDFATNPFTYYTWEGQVAVPW